Proteins encoded together in one Planctomycetia bacterium window:
- a CDS encoding DUF1501 domain-containing protein has translation MIPAARPSSHVDRRSFLVASTAGFAGLRFGTPRLAAAAKTADAARRRAPKAKSTILFFLCGGSSHIDMWDLKPEAPVEYRGPFNPIATSAPGLMIGEHLPLTAQQGKHLAIIRSLRCSVNTNDHHAGYYHNLTGHAADASFLSLGNNRTPMPDDWPYIGTVVGSRRPTGQGLPNCIALPHMPSRAPYTRPGQFAARLGVEHDPLYVYGSLEKPLEFQAPALVLQGDVDGSRLASRQQLLSSLDKARRELDATADKRQWSQLQERALSLLGGTQTTAAFNVSGESEALRERYGQTVNGMSLLTARRLVEAGVPFVTVFWMEDEKKLHKKCKSAGSWDTHGNNFNCLKDDLLPEFDRGFSALVEDLHQRGLLDDTLLMVTSEMGRTPKIGDRRSGGVAGAGRDHWTHCQSIVMAGGGIQGGQAYGTTDRRAEFPAEKPVTPAHIAKTVYHAMGIDDLEGRDKDGRIFNLLAEGDPILDLF, from the coding sequence ATGATTCCCGCCGCACGCCCTTCTTCTCACGTCGACCGACGTTCGTTTCTCGTCGCTTCGACGGCCGGCTTTGCAGGCCTACGCTTCGGCACGCCACGCTTGGCCGCAGCCGCGAAGACAGCCGACGCCGCTCGACGCCGAGCCCCGAAAGCCAAGAGCACGATCCTCTTCTTTCTCTGCGGCGGCTCTTCGCACATCGACATGTGGGATCTCAAGCCCGAGGCTCCGGTCGAGTATCGCGGGCCGTTCAACCCGATCGCCACGAGTGCTCCAGGCTTGATGATCGGCGAGCATCTGCCGCTGACGGCGCAACAAGGTAAGCACCTCGCGATCATCCGTTCGCTGCGCTGTTCGGTGAACACGAACGACCACCACGCCGGCTACTATCACAACCTCACCGGCCACGCTGCCGACGCGAGCTTCCTTTCGCTCGGCAATAATCGCACACCGATGCCCGACGATTGGCCGTATATCGGCACGGTCGTCGGCTCGCGCCGTCCGACCGGCCAAGGCCTGCCGAACTGCATCGCTCTGCCGCACATGCCGAGCCGCGCTCCCTACACACGGCCGGGCCAGTTCGCCGCGCGGCTCGGCGTCGAACACGATCCGCTGTATGTCTACGGCAGTTTGGAAAAGCCGCTGGAGTTTCAAGCCCCCGCGCTGGTGTTGCAAGGAGACGTCGACGGCAGCCGCCTGGCATCACGGCAGCAGTTGCTTTCGTCGCTCGACAAGGCCCGACGCGAACTCGACGCCACGGCCGATAAGCGTCAGTGGTCGCAGTTGCAAGAGCGCGCACTGTCGCTCCTCGGGGGAACGCAAACCACGGCCGCGTTCAATGTCTCAGGCGAGTCTGAAGCGCTGCGCGAGCGTTATGGCCAGACGGTCAACGGCATGAGCTTGCTCACGGCCCGGCGATTGGTCGAGGCCGGAGTACCGTTCGTCACCGTCTTTTGGATGGAAGACGAGAAGAAGCTCCACAAGAAATGCAAAAGCGCCGGAAGCTGGGACACGCACGGAAATAACTTCAACTGCCTGAAAGACGACTTGCTGCCGGAATTCGATCGAGGCTTCTCCGCGCTAGTAGAAGACTTGCACCAGCGCGGCCTGCTGGACGACACGCTCCTGATGGTCACGAGCGAGATGGGACGCACGCCGAAGATCGGCGACCGGCGCTCCGGCGGCGTCGCCGGTGCAGGACGCGATCACTGGACGCATTGCCAGAGCATCGTCATGGCCGGCGGAGGCATTCAAGGAGGCCAAGCCTACGGTACGACCGATCGCCGGGCCGAGTTTCCGGCAGAGAAACCGGTCACGCCGGCGCATATTGCCAAGACCGTGTACCACGCCATGGGCATCGACGATCTCGAAGGACGCGACAAAGATGGCCGTATCTTCAACCTGCTCGCCGAAGGGGATCCGATCTTAGACTTGTTCTAA
- a CDS encoding transglutaminase-like domain-containing protein, whose product MRRREFLQSAAAGLYCGGSLSATDPSTAEKQTENHLVNEWSPEPPTFSVIPVVGDGRWIWNKPPENETGYLEPRRFRLQVGIELTGRGDAEGITATTPVPIGVPEQEIVSESIKVVGSEATLESIAPLARQLKMFAPQLSRGQTASAVAEFELRLQKQYFGYSREKFPAAQTVPPEVRSAFLGDSPGIQTRSPNVLALVKELTEEGASGTKASAAEHPWRQAELFAAWVRENIKPKLGAYTSVTKAIENRFGDCEEMAGVFVALCRAVGIPARLVWIPNHVWSEFYLADDAGTGHWIPVHTACYHWFGWTGVHELVLQKGDRLRVPGKGTLVRLQQDRLQWIGTKPDAKYWAELTPLADADAKATSADANTDTSDAGPGARRKGPTGEWLPIGKHPLDKSLRR is encoded by the coding sequence GTGCGACGCCGAGAGTTTTTGCAGTCGGCCGCGGCGGGGCTTTATTGCGGCGGTTCACTGTCGGCAACAGATCCGTCGACGGCGGAAAAGCAGACCGAGAACCATCTCGTAAATGAATGGTCTCCGGAGCCGCCGACGTTTAGCGTGATCCCTGTCGTCGGCGACGGCCGTTGGATCTGGAACAAGCCTCCCGAGAACGAAACCGGCTATTTAGAGCCGCGCCGTTTTCGATTGCAAGTCGGCATCGAACTAACGGGGCGCGGCGACGCCGAAGGAATCACCGCGACGACGCCGGTGCCGATCGGCGTTCCCGAGCAGGAGATCGTCTCCGAAAGTATTAAGGTCGTCGGTTCGGAAGCGACGCTCGAATCGATTGCCCCGCTGGCGCGGCAGTTGAAGATGTTCGCGCCGCAACTGAGCCGCGGGCAAACGGCATCGGCTGTCGCTGAGTTCGAGTTGCGATTGCAGAAGCAGTATTTCGGTTACTCACGTGAGAAATTCCCCGCCGCGCAAACGGTTCCGCCCGAGGTGCGCTCGGCGTTCCTCGGCGATAGCCCGGGCATTCAGACCCGATCGCCGAACGTGCTTGCGCTGGTGAAAGAACTCACCGAAGAAGGTGCAAGCGGCACCAAGGCAAGCGCCGCAGAGCATCCTTGGCGACAAGCCGAACTTTTCGCCGCCTGGGTTCGTGAAAACATCAAGCCGAAGCTCGGCGCGTATACGAGTGTGACGAAAGCGATCGAAAATCGCTTCGGCGACTGCGAAGAGATGGCCGGAGTGTTCGTTGCGCTGTGTCGCGCCGTCGGCATTCCGGCCCGGCTCGTCTGGATACCGAACCATGTTTGGAGCGAGTTCTATCTCGCGGACGATGCAGGAACGGGGCATTGGATTCCCGTCCACACGGCTTGTTACCACTGGTTCGGCTGGACCGGCGTGCATGAGCTCGTGTTGCAAAAGGGAGACCGTCTCCGCGTGCCGGGGAAGGGAACTCTCGTGCGGCTTCAGCAAGACCGCCTGCAATGGATCGGCACGAAGCCCGACGCTAAGTACTGGGCCGAGTTGACCCCGCTGGCCGATGCCGATGCGAAAGCAACGAGCGCGGACGCGAACACCGACACGTCCGACGCCGGGCCTGGCGCGCGCCGCAAGGGCCCGACCGGCGAATGGCTTCCGATCGGCAAGCATCCGCTCGATAAATCTTTGCGAAGATAA